The sequence below is a genomic window from Candidatus Dormiibacterota bacterium.
CTTCGCTCGCTCCGGCCGGCTCGCGGGGGACGCGCTGGAGGCGGCGATCGCCCACCCGGCCGTCCTGGACGCCACCCTCGAGGCCGTCGCGGCGAGCGCTCCCGGGGAGACCCTGAATCTCATCGTCACCAACGAGGTCCGGCTCATCAGGAACCCGCGACTGCTCGAGGTGCTGCGCTCGAACGCTCAGCTGTCGCCGGACAACCGTCGCCGGCTGGCGGAGCTGGAGCGCGACTTCATCGGCAAGGAGGAGATCAAGATCCGTCCGGCCGCCCCGCAGGCGCCGGCCGGCGAAGCGCCCCTCGAAGCCGCCCCGCCCGAAGGAGAGGCGCCCCCGCCCGAGGGCGAGGCCGCGCCTCCGCTCATGACCGAGGAGGAGGAGAAGAACTTCGAGGAGGAACTGAGACGGACCCCGGCGTTCCAGAAGATCATGAAATTGAACGTGGCGGAGCGTCTGCAGCTCGCCATGAAAGGGGAAGCCGAGGAGCGGGCCATCCTGATCCGCGACACCGCCAGGATTGTCGCGGGGGCTGTCCTGAAGAGCCCGAAGTTGTCGAACAACGAGATCACCGTCTTCGCCTCCATGCGCAGCGTGACCGAGGATATCCTGCGCACCATCGCCTCGAAGAAGGAGTGGACCAAGAGCTACACCACGGTGCACGCCCTGGTGCGCAACCCCAAGACCCCTCCCGGCCTCACCGTGCAGTTTCTTCCGAGGCTGGGCACGCGGGACCTGAGGATCGTCGCGGGCGACAAGAACATTCCCGAGCTGGTCCGCCGCAACGCGCGCAACCTGTTCCTGGCCAGGACCCAGCCCTCGAAGAGGATGAAGAAGGCCCACTGATGCGGCTGCTCAGGTCGATCAGAAACCTGCTCGGCAACTACCAGCTCAAGTCGGGGCTGTACCACTACTACCGCGGCGAGGCGAAGCAGGCGATCGAGTTTCTCACGCGCGTGCTGCAGGCCCCCGAGACGCCTGAGTCGGACCGTCGCATGGCGATCTACTACCTGACGCAGACCCACATCGCCGCCGCGGAGAAGTTCGAGGAGGCGAAGAACGTCGAGGCGGCGGTGGAAGGATATCGCGAGGCCCTGGCTCTGACCCCCGACTACCCCGACATCCACTTCCGCATGGGGGGGCTGTACGCGCGCTTCGACCTGAGCCTGGAGGCGATCGAGTGCTACCGGCGCGCCGTCTCGCTGCACCCCGGTTACCTCGAGGCGCGGGTGCAGCTCGCCTTCCTCCTGCTCGAGACCGGCCAGAAGGAAGAGGCGCACAAGGAATTCGCGGCCGCGCGCGACCTGGCCGTGCGCGCCATCGACGAGCCGTTCCAGAGGGCTCAGGACGCCCTGGCCCGGGGCGACGGCCGCGAAGGCGAGGAGTGGATGCGCGAGGCCTTCCTGCGCCGCCCGGAGAGCTTCGCGTTCCACTACGGGCGTGCCCTGCGTTTCCTGACCGAGGGACAGCACGAGAGGGCGGCCGAGGATTTCCGCCTGGCCAGCGAGTTGAATCCGAATTTCGCCGATGTCCACAACTACATCGGCGTCGCCCTGGGGGAGCTCGACCGATGGGACGAGTCGGTCGCGGCGTTTCGCAGGGCGCTGGAGGCGAATCCGGAGTATCCTTTCGCCCGGCTCAACCTGGCCTTCGCCCTGGCGGAGGGCGGCCACGACAAAGAGGCCGTCGAGGAGCTGCGCGAGATCCTGGCGCGCGAGCCGAACAACGAGCCGGCGCTCGTCAAGCTCCAGGAGCTGTCGGCTCCGAAAAAAGAGAGGACCCGTGTCCAGGGGTAAGACTCCGGGTCATGGCGGATCCAGCCACGTGAAGATCGAAAGCGCCGGGCTCAGCGATGTCGGCCGCAAGCGGAAGTCGAACGAGGACTCGTTCGCCATCTCCGAGGACGGCGCCCTGTTCGTCGTGGCCGACGGGATGGGGGGGCACGCCGCGGGCGAGGTGGCGTCGCGCCTGGCGGTCGAGTCGATCGAGAGGCATATCTCCGGCTCCGACCCCCGCAAGGAGCCGACCATTCCCGCCTCGTTCCGTTCACCGAGCGAAGACGAGGCCGGCCTGCCCGCCCCGGCACGGCGCGTGCTGAACGCCATCCGTCTCGCCAACCAGGAGATCGTGCGCTCGGTCCGGCACGACAGCAGCAAGCGCGGCATGGGGACGACGGTGGTGATCGCCCACATCCATGGATCGCGCGCCTACATCGGCTCGGTCGGCGACAGCCGGGCGTACCTGGTCCGCGACGGCGCCTTGAGCCAGCTGACGTCGGACCACACCCTGGTGAACGAGCAGGTTCGCGCCGGCGCTTTGAGCACCCAGGAGGCGCGCCGGCACCCGGCGCGCAACATCCTGACCCGTGCGGTCGGCAGCCAGGAGGACGTCGAGCCGGATCTCGTCGAGCAGGATCTCCGTCCCGGTGACCTTCTTCTTCTGTGCTCCGACGGCCTGACGACCATGGTCGAGGACGCCGATATCTTGAAGACCGTCCTCGCCCATCAGGAGGACCCGGCCTCCGGATGCAGGGCGCTCGTCGATCAGGCCAACGATCACGGCGGCGACGACAACGTCACGGTCATCCTGGCGCGCGCCGGCCGGTAGACCCGGATTGAAGATTCTCCACACCAACTTCCACCGCGGCTGGGGCGGCCAGCCGTCCCGCATCCTGATGCTGTCCCAGGTCCTGAAAGAGCGCGGCCACCTTGTGACGCTGGCCGTGCCGCGCGGCTCCGAGCTGGCGATCCGCGCGCGCGAGGCGGGGATCGAGGTCTTCGACCGGCTCGAGTTCCGCAAGCCGAAGTTCCTCTTCAAGGCGCTGCGCGACGTGGCGGTCCTCGCGAGGCACCTGCTCGGGGCCCGCTACGACCTGATCGACGCGCACGGCTCGCAGGATGTCTGGACCACCGTCCTGGCCCGGAGGATCGCCGGTGCGACGGCCCCCCTGGTGTTCACGCGCCACAACACCAAGCGCGTCCGGGACCACCTGTTCAACCGCCGGCTGTACGCCCAGCACGTCGACCACCTCATCGTCGTCAGCCGGTCGGTCCTGGAGCGCTACGAGCCGTTTTTCCGGAAGGGCGTCCTCGCTCCGGAGCGTGTCTCGGTCGTGCCGTCGGCCTACCGTCCGGACCGTTTCAACCCGGGAGTCAGCGGCGGCCGCGTGCGGACCGATCTCGGATTCGCACCCGAGGTTCCCCTGGTCGGCGTGGTCGGCCGGCTGGTGGCGGACAAGGGGCAGGACGATCTGCTGAAGGCCGCGCCGATGATCTTGAAGGCGCGTCCCGCGACGCGCTTTCTCCTGGTGGGGACCGGCTCGCGCGAGCGCGATCTCAAGGAGCTCGCAGCGTCTCTCGGCGTGGCCCCGGCCGTGCGCTTTCTCGGTTTCCGCGACGACGTGCCGGAGGTCACCGCGGCGCTGAACATCTCCGTCCTTCCCTCGATCGACTGCGACGCCTCGTCCGCCGTCCTCAAGGAGGCCCTGGCGTGCGGTGTCCCGGCGGTCGCCACCTCGATCGGCGGAGCGGCCGAGATCCTGGAGGACGGCGTCACAGGCCTGATCGTCCCGCCGCGCGACCCGGCTCGTCTCGCCACGGCCATCCTGACGCTCCTCGACGACCCCGAGAAAGCGCGCGCCATGGGCCGGCGCGGCAGCCGCGAGGTCGCCGCCCGTTTCAGCCCCGATCGGCTGGCCGACGAGACGCTGGCGGTGTACAAAAGGGTGGTGGAGAGTGTCCGGAGGGATCGTCCATGAAAACCGCACGCGACTTCGCCTCGAGCTCGGCCCTGATGGTCCTCGCCCTCGTCGGTCTCGCGGAGGCGCCGCCCACCCCACCCAGACCGGCGGCCGCCGCCGACGTCGATCGTCTCCTCGAGGCGAGCGGGACCTGGAACGCCACGGAGCAGGTGTACAGGGTCGCCCTGCCGAGGAGCGACGTCCCGGTGCACGTGGACGGCATCCCCCTCCCACCGTTCCTGGGATTGACGTCCTGGGTCGCCTTCAAGTGGACCGGCACCGGGACATCGATGATGATGGGCGATCTGGTCGTCTTTCAGGACGAGGTCAACCCGGCGATGGACGCGCTCCTGGCGCGCGGCGCCGAGGTGACCGCCCTGCACAATCACTTCTTCTACGACGACCCGCGTGTTTTCTTCATGCACGTCGGCGGGACGGGGGCGAGCCTCGATCTGGCCGGCGCCGTGCGGGGCGCGCTGGACGCGGTTCGCAAGGCACGGCAGGCGCGCCCGGTCCCGTCCGCGACCAGCGGCCGTCCCTCCCCGCCGAAGAGCGCGCTCGACGCCGCGGCGCTGAGTGCTGTGCTCGGGGTGCAGGGACAATCCAAGGACGGAATGTTCAAGGCGGTCTTCGGCCGCAAGGCCCGGCACGGCGATATGGAGATCGGCGCCGACATGGGGATCAACACCTGGGCGGCCTTCGCAGGCGGAGCCGACGACGCGATCGTGGACGGTGATTTCGCCGTTCGGGAGGGGGAGCTGCAGCAGGTCCTCAGGACGCTCCGCAAGGGGGGCGTCGACATCGTCGCCATCCACCAGCACATGACGCTCGAGGAGCCGCGCCTGATCTTCCTCCATTACTGGGGACGCGGAGAAGCCAGGCGCCTGGCCGGGACCGTGAGGCAGGCGCTCGACGGCCTCGCGCCCTGACGTCCCCCCATTCGGGGGCGTCCGCGCGGCTCCGGGAATCGCACGCCTTGCGGGGCCCGCCCGCCGGATGGTACTCTCAATGGCCCTGTCCATCCGAGACCCGGAAAGGAGGCCCGCCATGCTGCAAGTCGGATCCAAAGCGCCCGATTTCACGGTGAAAGACCACCGGGGACAGGATGTCTCCCTCGGTGATTTCAAAGGAAAGACGGTCGTC
It includes:
- a CDS encoding tetratricopeptide repeat protein → MRLLRSIRNLLGNYQLKSGLYHYYRGEAKQAIEFLTRVLQAPETPESDRRMAIYYLTQTHIAAAEKFEEAKNVEAAVEGYREALALTPDYPDIHFRMGGLYARFDLSLEAIECYRRAVSLHPGYLEARVQLAFLLLETGQKEEAHKEFAAARDLAVRAIDEPFQRAQDALARGDGREGEEWMREAFLRRPESFAFHYGRALRFLTEGQHERAAEDFRLASELNPNFADVHNYIGVALGELDRWDESVAAFRRALEANPEYPFARLNLAFALAEGGHDKEAVEELREILAREPNNEPALVKLQELSAPKKERTRVQG
- a CDS encoding Stp1/IreP family PP2C-type Ser/Thr phosphatase, which encodes MKIESAGLSDVGRKRKSNEDSFAISEDGALFVVADGMGGHAAGEVASRLAVESIERHISGSDPRKEPTIPASFRSPSEDEAGLPAPARRVLNAIRLANQEIVRSVRHDSSKRGMGTTVVIAHIHGSRAYIGSVGDSRAYLVRDGALSQLTSDHTLVNEQVRAGALSTQEARRHPARNILTRAVGSQEDVEPDLVEQDLRPGDLLLLCSDGLTTMVEDADILKTVLAHQEDPASGCRALVDQANDHGGDDNVTVILARAGR
- a CDS encoding DUF1259 domain-containing protein → MKTARDFASSSALMVLALVGLAEAPPTPPRPAAAADVDRLLEASGTWNATEQVYRVALPRSDVPVHVDGIPLPPFLGLTSWVAFKWTGTGTSMMMGDLVVFQDEVNPAMDALLARGAEVTALHNHFFYDDPRVFFMHVGGTGASLDLAGAVRGALDAVRKARQARPVPSATSGRPSPPKSALDAAALSAVLGVQGQSKDGMFKAVFGRKARHGDMEIGADMGINTWAAFAGGADDAIVDGDFAVREGELQQVLRTLRKGGVDIVAIHQHMTLEEPRLIFLHYWGRGEARRLAGTVRQALDGLAP
- a CDS encoding glycosyltransferase family 4 protein yields the protein MKILHTNFHRGWGGQPSRILMLSQVLKERGHLVTLAVPRGSELAIRAREAGIEVFDRLEFRKPKFLFKALRDVAVLARHLLGARYDLIDAHGSQDVWTTVLARRIAGATAPLVFTRHNTKRVRDHLFNRRLYAQHVDHLIVVSRSVLERYEPFFRKGVLAPERVSVVPSAYRPDRFNPGVSGGRVRTDLGFAPEVPLVGVVGRLVADKGQDDLLKAAPMILKARPATRFLLVGTGSRERDLKELAASLGVAPAVRFLGFRDDVPEVTAALNISVLPSIDCDASSAVLKEALACGVPAVATSIGGAAEILEDGVTGLIVPPRDPARLATAILTLLDDPEKARAMGRRGSREVAARFSPDRLADETLAVYKRVVESVRRDRP